A stretch of the Pseudomonas helvetica genome encodes the following:
- the fis gene encoding DNA-binding transcriptional regulator Fis: MTMMTETLVSGTAPVSDNVNLKQHLNTPSEEGQTLRGSVEKALHNYFAHLEGAAVTDVYNLVLSEVEAPLLESVMNYVKGNQTKASELLGLNRGTLRKKLKQYDLL; this comes from the coding sequence ATGACGATGATGACCGAGACTTTAGTGAGTGGAACAGCACCCGTGAGCGACAACGTAAATTTGAAACAGCACCTCAATACACCGAGCGAAGAAGGCCAGACCCTTCGCGGGAGTGTCGAGAAGGCGCTGCACAATTATTTCGCCCACCTTGAAGGCGCTGCCGTCACGGATGTGTACAACCTGGTGCTCTCCGAAGTCGAGGCTCCCCTGCTCGAAAGCGTGATGAACTACGTCAAGGGCAATCAGACCAAGGCCAGTGAGCTGCTGGGACTGAACCGCGGCACCTTGCGCAAGAAACTCAAGCAGTACGATTTGCTGTAA
- the dusB gene encoding tRNA dihydrouridine synthase DusB — protein sequence MSAVRIGPYTLHNGLILAPMAGVTDQPFRQLCKRLGAGLVVSEMVTSDMSLWNTRKSRLRMVHEGDPEPRSVQIAGGDAQMLAEAARANVELGAQIIDINMGCPAKKVCNKAAGSALLKDEELVTEILHAVVAAVDVPVTLKIRTGWDRANKNGLTVAKIAEQAGITALAVHGRTRADLYTGEAEYDTIAAIKQAVSIPVFANGDIDSPEKARHVLDATGADGLLIGRAAQGRPWIFREIEHYLRTGEKLPAPELIEVERILLEHLAALHAFYGDVMGVRIARKHVGWYLATLPGAREFRAHFNRLDGTETQCANVREFFAERYKSLTGDGEGVAA from the coding sequence ATGTCGGCGGTACGCATCGGCCCATATACATTGCACAACGGCTTGATTCTCGCCCCGATGGCGGGAGTCACCGACCAGCCCTTTCGTCAGCTGTGCAAACGACTGGGCGCAGGGCTTGTAGTCTCGGAAATGGTCACCAGCGACATGAGTTTGTGGAACACCCGCAAATCGCGTCTGCGTATGGTCCACGAAGGCGATCCCGAGCCACGCTCGGTACAGATCGCCGGTGGCGATGCACAGATGCTGGCGGAGGCAGCACGCGCCAACGTCGAGTTGGGCGCCCAGATTATTGATATCAACATGGGATGTCCGGCCAAGAAGGTCTGCAACAAGGCCGCCGGCTCCGCGTTACTGAAAGATGAAGAATTGGTGACCGAGATCCTGCACGCCGTCGTGGCGGCGGTTGATGTGCCGGTCACGCTGAAGATCCGCACGGGCTGGGACCGGGCGAACAAGAATGGTCTGACGGTGGCGAAGATCGCCGAACAGGCAGGCATTACGGCACTGGCGGTGCATGGCCGGACCCGTGCCGATCTGTACACCGGTGAAGCCGAGTACGACACCATTGCCGCGATCAAGCAGGCGGTGTCGATTCCGGTCTTCGCCAATGGCGATATCGACTCGCCCGAGAAGGCCCGGCACGTGCTTGACGCGACCGGTGCCGATGGCCTGCTGATAGGCCGGGCTGCCCAGGGGCGGCCATGGATTTTTCGTGAGATCGAGCATTATCTGCGTACCGGCGAAAAACTCCCGGCACCGGAATTGATCGAGGTGGAACGTATTCTGCTTGAGCATCTGGCCGCGCTCCATGCTTTCTATGGAGATGTCATGGGCGTACGCATCGCCCGCAAGCATGTCGGCTGGTATCTCGCAACCCTGCCGGGCGCCAGGGAGTTTCGCGCCCACTTCAATCGTTTGGATGGTACGGAAACACAATGCGCCAACGTTCGGGAGTTTTTCGCCGAGCGCTACAAGAGCCTGACAGGGGACGGAGAAGGGGTGGCCGCATGA
- a CDS encoding DUF3426 domain-containing protein, whose product MTDSFVTQCPHCQTSFRVSHAQLSVARGVVRCGSCLQVFNAARQLLEQRMGKEAIALTTPPPVEPPTQRAISQKQWTAAELDLDSLDLDEELAKLEQREIQPTKEFGHHERKHKEDSLSARRDTPEGEEPWSDSLFSDSAAERAMASENTHAPAENHRSADIADEPEKPSRTEPSLSLELVDLDDEPEAPQLRLDQPFETPEPAAKHERLSATDDDLDDAPPEAEPVRKKRTRNEPAMHDEVLQDLIDDPLQLDWQKRRSPWGRRLFWSLMVLLGAAALAGQYIAYHFDELARQDQYRPWFQQLCPQIGCSVPSKVDIAKIKSSNLVVRSHPDFNGALIVDAIIYNRASFSQPFPLLELRFADLNGHLIASRRFKPGEYLNGDLADLAEMPPQTPIHIALDILDPGPKAVNYSLSFHSPE is encoded by the coding sequence ATGACCGATAGCTTCGTCACCCAGTGCCCGCATTGCCAGACCAGTTTCCGCGTCAGCCACGCCCAATTGAGCGTCGCCCGCGGAGTGGTTCGCTGCGGCTCTTGCCTGCAAGTGTTCAATGCTGCACGGCAGTTGCTCGAGCAACGCATGGGCAAGGAAGCTATCGCCCTCACGACCCCGCCACCGGTTGAGCCGCCCACGCAACGGGCCATCAGCCAGAAGCAGTGGACAGCCGCCGAACTGGATCTGGACAGCCTCGACCTTGACGAAGAACTCGCCAAGCTCGAACAACGGGAAATCCAGCCGACCAAAGAGTTCGGCCATCATGAGCGCAAGCACAAGGAAGACTCGCTGAGCGCCCGTCGGGATACGCCCGAAGGTGAAGAGCCTTGGTCCGACAGCCTGTTCAGCGATTCAGCCGCCGAACGCGCGATGGCCAGCGAAAACACACACGCACCGGCCGAGAACCATCGATCGGCAGACATCGCCGACGAGCCGGAAAAACCCTCGCGCACCGAACCCTCGCTGTCGCTCGAGCTGGTCGACCTGGACGATGAGCCAGAGGCACCGCAGCTGCGCCTGGACCAGCCGTTCGAAACGCCAGAGCCCGCAGCGAAACACGAACGCCTGTCCGCGACCGATGACGACCTCGACGACGCCCCCCCTGAAGCCGAGCCCGTACGCAAGAAGCGCACGCGCAACGAACCAGCCATGCATGACGAGGTGCTGCAGGACCTGATCGACGACCCGCTGCAACTCGACTGGCAAAAACGCCGCTCACCCTGGGGTCGCCGGCTCTTTTGGAGCCTGATGGTCCTGCTGGGCGCAGCAGCCCTTGCCGGCCAGTACATCGCCTATCACTTCGACGAACTGGCCCGTCAGGATCAATACCGCCCCTGGTTCCAGCAACTGTGCCCGCAGATTGGCTGCAGCGTGCCGTCCAAAGTCGACATCGCGAAAATCAAAAGCAGCAATCTGGTGGTGCGTAGCCACCCGGACTTCAACGGCGCGCTGATAGTCGACGCGATCATCTACAACCGCGCGTCGTTCTCGCAGCCGTTCCCATTGCTGGAACTGCGCTTTGCCGACCTCAATGGCCATCTGATCGCCAGCCGCCGCTTCAAACCGGGCGAGTACCTCAATGGCGACCTCGCGGACCTCGCAGAAATGCCACCGCAAACACCGATCCATATTGCCCTGGACATCCTCGATCCCGGCCCAAAAGCCGTGAACTACAGCCTGAGCTTCCACTCGCCCGAGTGA
- the prmA gene encoding 50S ribosomal protein L11 methyltransferase: MPWLQVRLAISPEQAETYEDAFLEVGAVSVTFMDAEDQPIFEPELNTTPLWSHTHLLALFEGGTEAASVLAHLELLTGSPLPEHHSEVIEDQDWERSWMDNFQPMRFGQRLWIVPSWHAAPEPDAVNLLLDPGLAFGTGTHPTTALCLEWLDGQDLKDCHVLDFGCGSGILAIAALLLGAKEAVGTDIDVQALEASRDNAGRNNIDPALFPLYLPQDLPQVQADVLVANILAGPLVSLAPQLSSLVKPGGRLALSGILAEQGAEVAEAYAKDFELDPIANRDGWVRITGRRR, translated from the coding sequence ATGCCTTGGCTGCAAGTCCGTCTCGCCATCAGCCCAGAACAAGCCGAAACCTACGAAGACGCCTTCCTTGAAGTCGGCGCCGTCTCGGTGACCTTCATGGACGCCGAAGATCAGCCGATCTTCGAGCCGGAACTGAACACCACCCCACTGTGGTCGCACACCCATCTGCTGGCCCTGTTCGAAGGTGGCACCGAAGCCGCCAGCGTGCTGGCTCACCTTGAGCTGCTGACCGGCAGCCCGCTGCCCGAGCATCACAGCGAAGTCATTGAAGACCAGGACTGGGAGCGCAGCTGGATGGACAACTTCCAGCCAATGCGCTTCGGCCAGCGCCTGTGGATCGTCCCGAGCTGGCACGCTGCGCCTGAGCCTGATGCGGTCAACCTGCTGCTCGATCCGGGCCTGGCGTTCGGCACCGGGACCCATCCGACCACCGCCTTGTGCCTGGAATGGCTCGACGGCCAGGACCTGAAGGACTGCCACGTACTGGACTTCGGCTGCGGCTCGGGGATCCTCGCGATCGCTGCCCTGCTGCTGGGCGCCAAGGAAGCGGTCGGCACCGACATCGACGTGCAGGCACTGGAAGCCTCCCGCGACAACGCCGGGCGCAACAACATCGACCCAGCGCTGTTCCCGCTGTACCTGCCTCAAGATTTGCCGCAAGTGCAGGCCGACGTACTGGTCGCCAACATTCTCGCCGGACCACTGGTTTCCCTGGCCCCACAACTTTCCAGCCTGGTCAAGCCCGGCGGTCGCCTGGCACTGTCGGGCATCCTCGCCGAGCAAGGCGCGGAAGTCGCAGAGGCTTATGCCAAGGACTTTGAGCTGGACCCGATTGCCAATCGCGATGGCTGGGTGCGCATCACCGGCCGTCGGCGCTAA
- the accC gene encoding acetyl-CoA carboxylase biotin carboxylase subunit has product MLKPAKLEKVLIANRGEIALRILRACKEMGIKTVAVYSKADKELMHLGLADESVCIGPASAAHSYLHIPAIIAAAEVTGATAIHPGYGFLAENADFAEQVENSGFAFIGPKAETIRLMGDKVSAKHAMIAAGVPTVPGSDGPLPEDEETALRIGREVGYPVIIKAAGGGGGRGMRVVHKEEDLISSAKLTRSEAGAAFGNPMVYLEKFLTNPRHVEVQVLSDGQGHAIHLGDRDCSLQRRHQKVLEEAPAPGIDEKARQEVFARCVKACIDIGYRGAGTFEFLYENGSFYFIEMNTRVQVEHPVSEMVTGIDIVKEMLSIAAGNPLSFTQDDVVIRGHALECRINAEDPKTFMPSPGTVKHFHAPGGNGVRVDSHLYSGYAVPPNYDSLIGKLITYGATREEAMARMRNALDEIVVDGIKTNIPLHRDLTRDEGFCKGGVNIHYLEHKLAAQH; this is encoded by the coding sequence ATGTTGAAACCTGCGAAGTTGGAAAAAGTTCTGATCGCCAACCGCGGTGAAATCGCCCTGCGGATCCTGCGTGCCTGCAAAGAGATGGGCATCAAGACCGTCGCCGTTTACTCCAAGGCCGACAAGGAGCTGATGCACCTGGGCCTGGCAGACGAATCGGTGTGCATCGGTCCGGCATCGGCCGCGCACTCTTACCTGCACATCCCGGCGATCATCGCCGCTGCTGAAGTGACCGGCGCCACCGCCATTCACCCAGGCTACGGTTTCCTCGCGGAAAACGCCGACTTTGCCGAACAGGTAGAAAACTCCGGCTTCGCCTTCATCGGCCCGAAAGCTGAAACCATCCGCCTGATGGGCGACAAGGTTTCGGCCAAGCACGCCATGATCGCTGCCGGCGTACCAACCGTTCCAGGTTCCGACGGCCCGCTGCCGGAAGACGAAGAAACCGCTCTGCGCATTGGTCGCGAAGTCGGTTACCCGGTGATCATCAAAGCCGCTGGCGGCGGTGGTGGTCGCGGCATGCGCGTTGTGCACAAAGAAGAAGACCTGATCTCCTCGGCAAAACTGACCCGCTCCGAAGCTGGCGCGGCGTTCGGCAACCCGATGGTCTATCTGGAAAAATTCCTGACCAACCCACGTCACGTGGAAGTTCAGGTACTTTCCGATGGCCAGGGCCACGCTATCCATCTGGGTGACCGCGATTGCTCGCTGCAACGTCGCCACCAGAAGGTTCTCGAAGAAGCACCGGCACCGGGCATCGACGAGAAGGCTCGCCAGGAAGTCTTCGCTCGCTGCGTCAAGGCGTGCATCGACATCGGTTACCGTGGCGCCGGGACTTTCGAGTTCCTGTACGAGAACGGCAGCTTCTACTTCATCGAGATGAACACTCGTGTCCAGGTAGAGCACCCGGTTTCGGAAATGGTCACCGGCATCGACATCGTCAAGGAGATGCTCAGCATCGCCGCCGGCAACCCACTGTCGTTCACCCAGGATGACGTGGTCATCCGCGGTCACGCGCTGGAATGCCGGATCAACGCCGAAGACCCGAAAACCTTCATGCCAAGCCCAGGCACGGTCAAGCATTTCCATGCCCCGGGCGGCAACGGTGTGCGGGTTGATTCGCACCTGTACAGCGGCTACGCCGTTCCGCCGAACTACGATTCGTTGATCGGCAAACTGATCACTTACGGGGCAACCCGTGAAGAAGCCATGGCGCGCATGCGCAATGCGCTGGACGAAATCGTGGTCGACGGGATCAAGACCAACATCCCGCTGCACCGCGACCTGACCCGCGATGAAGGCTTCTGCAAAGGTGGAGTCAACATCCACTACCTGGAACACAAGCTGGCTGCACAACACTAA
- the accB gene encoding acetyl-CoA carboxylase biotin carboxyl carrier protein, which translates to MDIRKVKKLIELLEESGIDELEIKEGEESVRISRHSKTPAQQYYAPAPMHAPAPAPVAAAAPAAAAAPAAPAAPALNGNVARSPMVGTFYRKSSPSSPSFVEVGQSVKKGDTLCIVEAMKMMNHIEAETSGVIESILVEDGQPVEYDQPLFTIV; encoded by the coding sequence ATGGATATCCGTAAAGTTAAGAAACTGATCGAACTGCTGGAAGAGTCCGGCATCGACGAGCTCGAGATCAAGGAAGGCGAAGAGTCCGTACGTATCAGCCGCCACAGCAAAACCCCGGCCCAGCAGTACTACGCTCCTGCGCCAATGCACGCTCCGGCTCCGGCACCTGTCGCTGCTGCCGCGCCTGCCGCTGCCGCTGCACCTGCTGCTCCCGCTGCGCCAGCGCTGAACGGCAACGTTGCCCGTTCGCCAATGGTTGGCACCTTCTATCGCAAGTCTTCGCCGTCCTCGCCGTCCTTCGTTGAAGTTGGCCAGAGCGTCAAGAAAGGCGACACCCTGTGCATCGTCGAAGCCATGAAGATGATGAACCACATCGAAGCTGAAACCAGCGGTGTGATCGAATCCATCCTCGTCGAAGACGGCCAGCCGGTTGAGTACGACCAACCGCTGTTCACCATCGTTTGA
- the aroQ gene encoding type II 3-dehydroquinate dehydratase yields MATLLVLHGPNLNLLGTREPGVYGAVTLAEINQDLEQRARNAGHHLLYLQSNAEYELIDRIHAARGEGVDFILINPAAFTHTSVALRDALLAVSIPFIEVHLSNVHKREPFRHHSYFSDVAVGVICGLGASGYRLALEAALEQLERQATT; encoded by the coding sequence ATGGCGACCCTACTGGTTTTGCACGGACCCAACCTGAACCTGCTCGGCACCCGCGAACCGGGCGTCTACGGGGCTGTGACCCTGGCCGAGATCAATCAGGACCTGGAACAACGCGCGCGCAATGCCGGCCACCATTTGCTCTACCTGCAAAGCAACGCCGAGTATGAATTGATCGACCGCATTCACGCCGCTCGCGGCGAGGGTGTGGATTTCATTTTGATCAATCCAGCAGCTTTTACGCATACAAGTGTCGCATTACGTGACGCGCTGCTGGCGGTGAGCATCCCATTCATCGAAGTGCATTTGTCTAACGTGCACAAACGCGAACCTTTCCGCCATCACTCTTACTTCTCCGACGTTGCGGTGGGAGTGATCTGCGGCCTTGGCGCCAGCGGTTATCGACTGGCCCTGGAGGCCGCACTAGAACAGCTTGAAAGACAGGCAACGACTTGA
- a CDS encoding protein-disulfide reductase DsbD: MRRLLCLMLLVLVLPVNAAGLLDSRPSSTLGSINNSADFLPVREAFQLSLVESTPQSIKLRFVATEGYYLYRHRFQFHSEPTDIGLGAAQLPSGEKKHDEYFGDVEVYHGILDVDLPRSSADQRAFTLAVTYQGCADKGLCYPPETERLKIDGAAITPPASAAGWSWRELALFFLAGLGLTFTPCVLPMLPILSGVVLRGQVGGLRGFNLSLAYVLPMAACFAVLGALMGLFGAQLNLQARLQSAWVLAPFALFFAVFALAMFGVFELKLPHAISSRLDRIAGRTEGGSLWGAAVLGVVSSLLVSPCVSAPLAGALLYISASGDALGGALKLFVLGLGMGAPLLLVATGGAAWLPKSGPWLIYVKNAIGVLLLGLAIGLLSRVLPGPITLLLVGLLAVGVGLFLGALELGYKPPRKRLGQLLGILLVFYGLACWYGAFSGQADPLNPISQPKVINAPGSAQAQNPSEWQTISTPAELDRVLAEAKSANTPLLLDWYADWCISCKVIEHEVLNDSNVVERLKGYRLVRFDITASNAEQRALLDRYKLFGPPALMFFGKDGKERGDVRVIGEINARDFAERVAKANDQI; encoded by the coding sequence ATGCGCCGTCTGCTCTGCCTGATGCTGTTAGTGCTGGTCCTGCCGGTGAATGCCGCCGGCCTCTTGGACAGTCGCCCCAGTTCGACCCTGGGCTCGATCAATAACAGCGCCGACTTCCTGCCCGTGCGCGAAGCTTTTCAACTGAGCCTGGTGGAAAGCACACCGCAATCGATCAAGCTGCGCTTCGTCGCTACCGAGGGTTACTACCTCTACCGGCATCGTTTCCAGTTTCACAGCGAGCCCACCGACATTGGCCTGGGCGCCGCGCAACTGCCTTCAGGCGAAAAAAAGCACGACGAATACTTCGGCGATGTCGAGGTCTACCACGGCATTCTCGACGTCGACCTGCCACGCAGCAGCGCCGATCAGCGGGCTTTCACGTTGGCCGTCACCTACCAGGGCTGCGCCGATAAAGGCCTGTGTTATCCACCGGAAACCGAACGCCTGAAAATCGACGGTGCAGCCATTACCCCTCCAGCCAGTGCCGCAGGCTGGAGCTGGCGCGAACTGGCGCTGTTCTTCCTGGCGGGCCTTGGCCTGACGTTTACCCCTTGCGTGCTGCCGATGCTGCCGATTCTCTCCGGTGTGGTGTTGCGCGGTCAGGTCGGCGGACTGCGCGGTTTTAATCTGTCGCTGGCCTACGTCTTGCCAATGGCCGCCTGTTTCGCCGTGCTCGGCGCGCTGATGGGGCTGTTCGGCGCCCAGCTCAACCTTCAGGCACGCCTGCAATCGGCGTGGGTGTTGGCGCCGTTTGCCTTGTTCTTCGCGGTGTTTGCCTTAGCGATGTTCGGGGTGTTCGAACTGAAATTACCCCACGCGATCAGCAGTCGCCTGGACCGCATTGCCGGTCGCACCGAAGGGGGATCGCTGTGGGGCGCGGCCGTGCTCGGCGTGGTGTCGAGCCTGTTGGTCTCGCCGTGTGTATCTGCACCTTTGGCCGGAGCACTGCTGTATATCAGCGCCAGCGGCGATGCTCTGGGCGGCGCGCTGAAGCTGTTCGTTCTGGGCCTGGGGATGGGCGCGCCATTGTTGCTGGTCGCCACTGGCGGCGCGGCCTGGCTGCCGAAAAGCGGCCCATGGCTGATCTACGTGAAAAATGCGATTGGCGTGTTGTTGCTGGGGTTAGCAATCGGTTTGCTGAGCCGGGTATTGCCGGGGCCCATCACCTTGCTGCTGGTCGGTCTGCTGGCGGTCGGGGTCGGCTTGTTTCTCGGGGCGCTGGAGCTTGGCTATAAACCGCCGCGAAAACGTCTCGGTCAATTGCTCGGGATACTCCTGGTGTTTTATGGGCTGGCGTGTTGGTACGGCGCCTTCAGCGGCCAGGCCGATCCGCTCAATCCGATCAGCCAGCCAAAAGTCATCAATGCTCCTGGCAGCGCTCAAGCGCAAAACCCGAGTGAATGGCAAACCATCAGCACCCCGGCGGAACTCGATCGCGTGCTCGCTGAAGCAAAATCCGCCAACACCCCGCTGCTGCTCGACTGGTACGCCGACTGGTGCATCAGCTGCAAAGTCATCGAGCACGAGGTGCTTAACGACAGCAACGTCGTTGAACGCCTTAAAGGTTATCGACTGGTTCGCTTCGACATCACCGCCAGCAACGCTGAACAACGCGCCTTGCTCGATCGTTACAAGCTGTTCGGACCACCGGCGCTGATGTTTTTCGGCAAGGATGGCAAGGAACGTGGCGATGTGCGGGTGATTGGCGAGATCAACGCCAGGGACTTCGCCGAACGTGTCGCTAAAGCGAATGACCAGATTTAA
- a CDS encoding methyl-accepting chemotaxis protein, with the protein MRLKLLTNLNTLLLVAVCLALGATLWWSQKALERPYLLMERYLGLSQHFQNQVARNVEDYLASGDALRLSSASQAIETLQKELDELPAGLADSVRPSLASLDDFSKTDLLAAGKLAGDPQALLLQAERELGASLEQLSQYATSANTPAAAAYLPPLLVASQHVGKLSLARDKLVSSGRSELAADVEREVSSIRAQAELIEALPLLGVTASKESNTDDFSAMMGLENTEKTAAEDAGTGFKRELASLLGRYPAELTRTREQIQKRADLSAATHLKIAAVQQAIAGLEPTVRAQHGQIQGEVRLMQGVMIGLILLIALLIDTLQRRLARVLTNLAPALSTWAEGDFSRDIQLGATNRELHDIQESLNRLRAYLVDLVGTIRLNAEQVAGSSRVLAELSSDLHSGAEHQAGDTALIRDSLGELEATIQQVAGDASQAADASRHAGLAVEHGQKVIGLSLTGLHALVGEVQGNAQMIEHLAEESATIGGVLTVIRSIADQTNLLALNAAIEAARAGEMGRGFAVVAEEVRSLAQRTAGATAEIQTLIAGLQQAARQSVEGMRAQVEHAEATASQAQAADGALDKIVGAIQTIADTAVRIADVTAQQSGAVSEIRDHSERIHQLGGDNLVRIGEGRSQGENLLVLGGQLHTAVQAFRV; encoded by the coding sequence ATGCGCCTGAAGTTGCTGACCAATCTCAATACCCTGCTTCTAGTCGCGGTGTGCCTCGCACTCGGCGCCACACTCTGGTGGTCGCAAAAAGCCCTGGAGCGTCCTTATCTGTTGATGGAGCGCTACCTGGGCCTGTCGCAGCACTTTCAAAATCAAGTGGCGCGTAACGTCGAGGATTACCTGGCCAGCGGCGATGCCTTGCGCCTGAGCAGCGCCAGCCAGGCCATCGAAACCCTGCAAAAAGAACTCGACGAACTGCCGGCCGGCTTGGCTGACAGCGTGCGGCCGAGCCTTGCCAGCCTCGATGACTTCAGCAAGACCGACCTGTTGGCCGCCGGCAAACTGGCGGGTGATCCGCAAGCCTTGCTGCTCCAGGCCGAGCGCGAACTGGGCGCCAGCCTGGAGCAACTCAGCCAATACGCCACCAGCGCCAATACGCCTGCCGCTGCCGCCTATCTTCCACCGCTGCTCGTTGCCTCGCAGCATGTCGGCAAACTCTCGCTGGCCCGGGACAAACTGGTCAGCAGTGGCCGCAGCGAACTGGCGGCCGATGTTGAGCGTGAAGTCAGCAGCATCCGCGCTCAGGCCGAGCTGATCGAAGCACTGCCGCTGCTTGGCGTGACCGCCAGCAAAGAATCGAATACCGACGATTTCTCGGCGATGATGGGCCTGGAGAACACTGAAAAAACCGCCGCCGAAGATGCCGGCACCGGCTTCAAACGCGAACTTGCCAGCCTGCTCGGTCGCTATCCCGCCGAACTCACCCGGACCCGCGAACAGATTCAGAAACGCGCCGACCTCAGCGCCGCTACCCACCTGAAAATTGCCGCCGTGCAGCAGGCCATCGCCGGGCTGGAACCGACCGTGCGCGCGCAGCATGGGCAAATCCAGGGTGAAGTGCGGCTCATGCAGGGCGTAATGATCGGCCTGATCCTGCTGATCGCACTGCTGATCGACACCTTGCAACGTCGCCTCGCCCGGGTGCTGACCAATTTGGCGCCAGCGCTGTCGACCTGGGCTGAAGGCGACTTCAGTCGGGACATCCAGCTCGGCGCAACCAACCGTGAACTGCACGATATTCAAGAATCGCTGAATCGCCTGCGCGCTTATCTGGTGGATCTGGTCGGGACAATCCGGCTGAACGCCGAACAGGTTGCCGGCAGCAGCCGGGTATTGGCCGAACTGAGCAGCGACTTGCACAGCGGTGCCGAACATCAGGCCGGCGACACTGCGCTGATCCGCGACTCGCTTGGTGAGCTGGAAGCGACCATTCAGCAAGTCGCCGGCGATGCCAGCCAGGCTGCCGACGCCAGCCGTCACGCCGGTCTGGCGGTCGAGCACGGGCAAAAGGTCATTGGCTTGAGCCTGACCGGCCTGCACGCGCTGGTCGGCGAAGTCCAGGGCAACGCACAAATGATCGAGCATCTGGCCGAAGAGTCGGCCACCATCGGCGGCGTACTGACGGTGATTCGCTCGATTGCCGATCAGACCAACCTCCTCGCCCTGAACGCGGCGATTGAAGCCGCCCGCGCCGGGGAAATGGGCCGTGGTTTTGCGGTGGTCGCCGAGGAGGTTCGCTCGCTGGCGCAACGCACCGCCGGCGCTACCGCAGAAATCCAGACGTTAATTGCCGGCCTGCAACAGGCCGCAAGACAATCGGTAGAAGGCATGCGTGCCCAGGTCGAGCACGCAGAAGCCACCGCCAGCCAGGCACAAGCCGCTGACGGCGCACTGGATAAAATCGTCGGGGCGATCCAGACCATTGCCGACACCGCGGTGCGCATCGCCGATGTAACGGCGCAACAAAGTGGCGCCGTCAGTGAAATCCGCGATCACAGCGAGCGAATTCATCAGTTGGGTGGGGATAACCTGGTGCGTATCGGTGAAGGCCGCAGTCAGGGCGAGAATCTGCTGGTGCTGGGTGGGCAATTGCATACGGCAGTGCAGGCATTTCGGGTTTAA